One window of Eublepharis macularius isolate TG4126 chromosome 17, MPM_Emac_v1.0, whole genome shotgun sequence genomic DNA carries:
- the TNFRSF14 gene encoding tumor necrosis factor receptor superfamily member 14 codes for MAAHGFGFPLEPQVIMGLIFTSVVLVTQLLCLEACLDGEYEIDNECCPMCSPGDRVFKHCTSSSSTSCRPCTEGTYTDHPHGLTRCFPCRICDSGSNLVIKERCTYTKNTVCTCASGYYCTHFTHEDCDSCQKHTISQPGYMVTKAGTETTDTQYVPCPPGTFSTEEMSFSCKPWTNCSESGKTEEEAGTATSDVVCKKTQTDDNKPSHSNLAAIIIPSLLLPSLALILVFFYWRRKRKHEKKPADKKPEELDYHRVPKEETNMVQPIQETTQNLSEPAYKVV; via the exons ATTTTCACTAGCGTTGTCCTTGTAACGCAGCTGCTCTGCTTGGAAGCGTGCCTCGATGGGGAGTATGAAATTGACAACGAATGTTGTCCCATGTGTAGTCCAG GAGACAGAGTCTTTAAACACTGCACCTCCTCTTCTAGTACAAGCTGCCGGCCTTGTACAGAGGGGACATACACAGACCACCCACATGGGCTAACACGTTGCTTTCCTTGTCGAATCTGCGATTCAG gatccaactTGGTGATTAAAGAAAGATGCACCTATACGAAGAACACAGTGTGCACTTGTGCTTCAGGTTACTACTGCACACATTTTACGCATGAAGACTGTGACTCGTGTCAGAAGCACACTATCTCCCAACCTGGTTATATGGTGACGAAGGCTG GTACAGAAACCACCGACACCCAGTATGTGCCCTGCCCACCTGGCACTTTTTCAACAGAAGAAATGTCCTTCTCTTGCAAACCTTGGACCAA CTGCAGTGAATCAGGcaaaacagaagaagaagctgGAACAGCAACTTCTGATGTGGTTTGCAAAAAAACACAGACAGATGATAACAAACCCAGCCACAGCAACCTAGCCGCAATTATAATCCCAAGTCTTCTCCTCCCATCACTTGCTCTCATACTTGTTTTCTTCTACTGGAGAAGAAAGAGGAAGCATGAAAAAAAAC CTGCTGATAAAAAACCG GAAGAACTAGACTACCACCGTGTTCCAAAGGAGGAGACCAATATGGTGCAGCCGATCCAGGAAACAACTCAAAACCTCAGCGAGCCGGCATACAAAGTTGTCTGA
- the PRXL2B gene encoding prostamide/prostaglandin F synthase produces the protein MAALVDLGKVGANTLKYAANGEMVELRSLWKDQPCVVLFLRRFGCQVCRWIAKEASKLKEPLESHGVRLVGVAPESVGLKDFLDGNYFKGELYLDETKQCYNDLGFKRYNALSIVPAALGKPVREVVTKANAEGIHGNFSGDLLQNGGTLIVSQGGEKVLLHFKQESPGDYVPLDTIMKTLGLSADAEEGARPECNEEVCTT, from the exons ATGGCTGCATTGGTGGACCTGGGCAAAGTCGGAGCCAATACCTTGAAATATGCAGCTAACGGGGAG ATGGTGGAGCTGAGGAGCTTGTGGAAGGACCAGCCTTGCGTGGTGCTGTTCCTGCGCCGCTTTGGCTGCCAGGTGTGCCGTTGGATCGCCAAGGAAGCCAGCAAGTTGAAAGAACCACTGGAGAGCCACGGCGTCCGCTTAGTTGGCGTTGCGCCAGAAAGCGTGGGTCTGAAGGACTTTCTAGATGGGAACTACTTCAAAGGAG aaCTCTATCTGGATGAGACCAAACAGTGCTATAATGATCTTGGCTTCAAAAG GTATAACGCCTTAAGCATAGTTCCTGCTGCACTGGGGAAGCCCGTTCGAGAAGTCGTCACCAAG gcaaacgctgagggcattcacggcaACTTCAGCGGAGATCTTTTGCAGAACGGTGGGACGCTGATTGTCAGCCAAG GTGGAGAGAAAGTCCTCTTGCATTTTAAGCAGGAGTCCCCAGGTGACTACGTTCCCCTGGACACCATAATGAAGACCCTGGGCCTCTCAGCAGATGCAGAAGAGGGGGCAAGGCCTGAG TGTAACGAAGAAGTCTGTACCACATGA